From a single Nicotiana tomentosiformis chromosome 2, ASM39032v3, whole genome shotgun sequence genomic region:
- the LOC104119004 gene encoding beta-galactosidase 3 → MEVNSVQKWVMLWCIVLFISCELIQCDVTYDRKAIVINGQRRLLFSGSIHYPRSTPEMWEDLINKAKEGGLDVVETYVFWNVHEPSPGNYNFEGRYDLVRFIKTIQKAGLYAHLRIGPYVCAEWNFGGFPVWLKYVPGISFRADNEPFKNAMKGYAEKIVNLMKSHNLFESQGGPIILSQIENEYGPQAKALGATGHQYSTWAANMAVGLDTGVPWVMCKEEDAPDPVINTCNGFYCDNFFPNKPYKPAIWTEAWSGWFSEFGSTLHQRPVQDLAFAVAQFIQRGGSFVNYYMYHGGTNFGRSAGGPFITTSYDYDAPIDEYGLIRQPKYGHLKELHRAVKMCEKALVSADPAITSLGNLQQAYVYSSETGDCAAFLSNNDWKSAARVMFNNMHYNLPPWSISILPDCRNVVFNTAKVGVQTSKMEMLPTNSEMLSWESYNEDISALDDSSSIRSFGLLEQINVTRDTSDYLWYITSVDISSTESFLHGGELPTLIVESTGHALHVFINGQLSGSAFGTRKNRRFVFKGKVNLRAGTNRISLLSVAVGLPNMGGHFETWSTGVLGPVAVHGLDQGKWDLSWAKWTYQVGLKGEAMNLVSPNGISAVDWMQGSLIAQRQQPLTWHKAYFNTPNGDEPLALDMSSMGKGQVWINGQSIGRYWTAYATGDCNGCHYSGNFRPPKCQFGCGQPTQKWYHVPRSWLKPTQNLLVLFEELGGDPSRISLVKRTVSSVCADVAEYHPNIKNWQIENYGRTEEFHLPKVRIHCAPGQSISSIKFASFGTPLGTCGSFQQGTCHAPTSYAVVEKKCLGRQRCAVTIANSNFGDPCPNVLKRLSVEAHCTPTQN, encoded by the exons ATGGAGGTTAACTCAGTTCAGAAGTGGGTTATGCTGTGGTGTATAGTGTTGTTTATCAGTTGTGAGTTGATTCAGTGTGATGTTACCTATGATAGGAAAGCCATTGTCATTAATGGTCAAAGGAGATTACTTTTTTCTGGTTCTATACATTACCCAAGAAGCACACCTGAG ATGTGGGAAGATCTGATAAACAAGGCCAAAGAAGGAGGTTTGGATGTGGTTGAAACCTATGTGTTTTGGAATGTTCATGAGCCTTCTCCTGGCAAT TACAATTTTGAAGGAAGATATGACCTTGTGAGGTTTATAAAGACAATTCAGAAAGCAGGCCTCTATGCTCATCTTAGAATTGGCCCTTATGTTTGTGCAGAGTGGAATTTTGG AGGGTTTCCAGTATGGCTGAAGTATGTACCAGGCATTAGCTTCAGAGCAGATAATGAACCTTTCAAG AATGCAATGAAAGGGTATGCTGAGAAAATAGTTAACTTGATGAAGAGTCATAATCTATTCGAGTCTCAGGGTGGTCCAATCATACTATCCCAG ATTGAGAATGAGTACGGGCCGCAAGCCAAGGCACTTGGAGCAACAGGCCATCAGTATTCAACATGGGCAGCAAATATGGCAGTTGGATTGGACACAGGTGTCCCCTGGGTCATGTGCAAAGAAGAAGATGCCCCAGATCCTGTG ATTAATACCTGTAATGGTTTCTACTGTGATAATTTCTTCCCAAACAAACCATACAAACCTGCAATCTGGACTGAGGCTTGGAGTGGTTG GTTCTCGGAATTTGGCAGTACCCTTCATCAGAGGCCAGTTCAGGATTTGGCATTTGCTGTAGCTCAATTTATACAAAGAGGAGGATCTTTTGTTAACTATTACATG TACCATGGGGGCACGAACTTTGGACGATCCGCAGGAGGCCCATTCATCACTACTAGCTACGACTATGATGCTCCAATTGATGAGTACG GTCTAATAAGACAGCCAAAATATGGTCATCTCAAGGAGCTTCATAGAGCTGTCAAGATGTGTGAGAAAGCCTTAGTTTCTGCAGATCCAGCAATCACATCCTTAGGAAACCTTCAACAG GCATACGTGTACTCTTCAGAGACGGGGGATTGTGCTGCTTTCCTGTCAAACAATGACTGGAAATCTGCTGCAAGAGTAATGTTCAACAACATGCACTATAATTTGCCTCCTTGGTCCATTAGCATCCTTCCTGACTGCAGAAATGTAGTCTTCAACACAGCCAAA GTTGGAGTTCAAACATCAAAGATGGAAATGCTACCAACTAATTCGGAGATGCTATCTTGGGAAAGTTACAATGAAGATATATCTGCACTGGATGACAGCTCATCAATTAGATCTTTTGGTCTCTTGGAACAAATAAACGTTACCAGAGATACAAGTGACTATTTGTGGTACATAACTAG TGTTGATATTAGTTCAACTGAGTCCTTCCTACATGGTGGAGAGCTCCCTACTCTTATAGTCGAGTCAACAGGCCATGCTCTCCATGTGTTTATTAATGGACAACTCTCAG GTTCTGCATTTGGGACGAGGAAGAATAGGAGATTCGTATTTAAAGGAAAAGTCAACCTTCGTGCTGGCACAAACAGAATTTCACTGCTTAGCGTGGCTGTCGGACTGCCG AACATGGGTGGACATTTTGAAACATGGAGCACTGGAGTACTGGGTCCTGTTGCAGTTCATGGCCTAGACCAGGGAAAATGGGACTTGTCCTGGGCAAAGTGGACATATCAG GTTGGGCTCAAAGGGGAGGCCATGAATCTTGTTTCTCCAAATGGTATTTCTGCTGTTGACTGGATGCAGGGTTCATTAATTGCACAGAGACAACAACCTTTAACATGGCATAAG GCTTACTTCAATACACCCAATGGAGATgagccattggctttggacatgaGCAGTATGGGTAAAGGTCAAGTATGGATTAATGGCCAGAGTATTGGTAGATATTGGACAGCATATGCTACTGGAGATTGCAATGGTTGCCAttattctggaaattttcggccTCCAAAATGTCAATTTGGATGTGGGCAACCAACTCAAAAATG GTACCATGTTCCTCGGTCTTGGTTAAAACCCACTCAAAATCTGTTGGTGCTTTTTGAAGAACTAGGGGGAGATCCCTCAAGAATTTCTCTTGTGAAGAGAACAGTCAGCAGCGTTTGTGCCGATGTTGCTGAATATCATCCAAATATTAAGAATTGGCAAATAGAAAACTATGGCAGAACGGAAGAGTTTCACCTACCTAAAGTCCGCATTCACTGCGCTCCTGGTCAGTCTATTTCCTCCATTAAATTTGCGAGCTTTGGAACTCCTCTTGGAACCTGTGGGAGCTTCCAGCAAGGAACTTGCCATGCTCCTACCTCATATGCTGTTGTAGAAAAG AAATGTCTAGGACGCCAAAGGTGTGCTGTGACAATAGCAAATAGCAACTTCGGAGATCCCTGCCCTAACGTATTGAAGCGGTTGTCTGTAGAAGCACATTGTACGCCAACCCAGAATTGA